A single region of the Leptolyngbyaceae cyanobacterium genome encodes:
- a CDS encoding DUF2254 domain-containing protein, which yields MKLYLAKLWDSLHSSYWFVPTVMATFSIALAFGTIALDRIGRIGPIENLSWIYTGGPEGARSLLSAIAGSMITVAGTVFSITLVVLQLASSQFGPRLLRNFMQDIGNQIVLGTFIGTFIYCLLVMRTVRGEDYDVFVPQISVTIGLGLAIAGIGVLIYFIHHVATSIQASQVISEVGKDLEKAIDRLFPAEIGQAADEERLVAEIPTDFDRTASAIFAGTSGYLQAIDNEKLIEIATEKDLLLRLKYRPGNFIVRGNVLLIVWPGERLNKKLAKQINQVFAIGKQRTEQQDIEFSINQLVEIALRAISPGINDPLTAIQCIDQLSAGLSHLAERDFPSPYRFDDEKKLRVITQTLTFAEITNTAFNQIRQYSNSDVGVRIRLLEAISAIANHIKREKDRDCLLHHADLIEKASQAQISEESDRQYIQHCYHLAVKALRSIDAANCGEN from the coding sequence ATGAAACTTTATTTAGCCAAACTTTGGGATTCCCTACATTCTAGTTATTGGTTTGTACCAACGGTGATGGCAACTTTTTCCATCGCCTTAGCATTCGGAACGATCGCCCTCGATCGCATAGGGAGAATTGGACCGATCGAGAATTTAAGTTGGATTTATACCGGTGGCCCAGAAGGAGCTAGAAGTCTACTTTCTGCCATTGCAGGTTCCATGATTACCGTTGCAGGTACCGTCTTTTCCATCACCCTAGTAGTGCTTCAATTAGCCTCCTCGCAATTTGGCCCACGCCTGTTGCGTAACTTTATGCAGGATATCGGCAATCAAATCGTCCTGGGAACCTTCATCGGCACTTTCATTTATTGCTTGCTGGTAATGCGTACCGTGCGGGGAGAAGACTACGACGTATTTGTACCCCAAATTTCGGTCACCATAGGGCTCGGATTAGCAATTGCCGGTATCGGCGTGTTGATCTACTTCATCCATCACGTAGCAACCTCCATTCAAGCATCCCAAGTGATTTCGGAAGTCGGTAAAGATTTAGAAAAAGCGATCGACAGGCTATTTCCCGCCGAAATCGGACAAGCAGCAGATGAGGAACGACTAGTAGCAGAAATACCAACCGATTTCGATCGCACTGCTAGCGCCATCTTCGCTGGTACTAGCGGTTATCTCCAAGCGATCGATAACGAAAAACTAATCGAAATTGCCACAGAAAAAGACTTGTTACTACGCCTTAAATATCGTCCCGGTAACTTTATCGTTAGAGGAAATGTGCTACTAATCGTTTGGCCGGGAGAACGCCTAAACAAAAAACTAGCTAAACAAATTAACCAAGTATTTGCGATCGGCAAACAGCGCACCGAACAGCAAGACATTGAATTTTCCATCAATCAACTAGTAGAAATTGCCCTGCGTGCCATTTCTCCTGGCATTAACGATCCCTTGACAGCCATTCAATGTATCGACCAACTCAGCGCCGGACTTTCTCACCTGGCAGAAAGAGACTTTCCTTCTCCCTATCGGTTTGATGATGAAAAAAAATTACGAGTGATTACTCAAACTTTAACCTTTGCAGAAATTACCAATACTGCTTTTAACCAAATCCGCCAATACAGCAATTCCGATGTGGGCGTCAGAATTCGCCTCCTAGAAGCAATTAGCGCGATCGCCAATCACATCAAGCGCGAAAAAGACCGCGATTGTTTGCTCCATCATGCCGATCTGATCGAAAAAGCCAGTCAAGCACAAATCTCAGAAGAATCAGACCGCCAATATATCCAACATTGCTATCATCTAGCAGTAAAAGCCTTGCGATCGATCGATGCAGCCAATTGTGGGGAGAATTAG
- a CDS encoding KTSC domain-containing protein has product MKLNKLDLSNILAISHDDDYLGLVIDRGDSIEVIEIPAPLAAYEGLMQLNAIASDDSPELSASVDFYELPGVEPEIPMYLVESTMANAVGYDPDREVLQIEFKNGSVYQYEDVDEETWEEMISSNSTGKFFNREIKGNYPSKRLDIDDYHAE; this is encoded by the coding sequence GTGAAATTAAACAAACTTGACTTAAGTAACATTTTAGCAATCAGTCACGATGATGATTATTTAGGATTAGTAATTGACAGAGGAGATAGCATAGAAGTCATTGAGATTCCCGCACCTTTAGCTGCTTATGAAGGATTGATGCAGCTAAATGCGATCGCATCTGATGACTCGCCTGAATTATCCGCCTCAGTTGACTTTTACGAACTACCGGGAGTAGAACCAGAAATTCCTATGTATTTAGTAGAATCTACGATGGCAAACGCTGTCGGATACGATCCCGATCGTGAAGTATTGCAAATTGAATTTAAAAACGGTTCAGTTTATCAATATGAAGATGTAGATGAAGAAACATGGGAAGAAATGATCTCATCTAATTCAACTGGGAAATTCTTCAATCGAGAAATCAAAGGAAATTATCCTTCTAAGCGGCTAGACATAGATGATTATCATGCAGAATAG
- a CDS encoding adenylate/guanylate cyclase domain-containing protein: MNPKKNLSFRLPESRVLQYLAKVTIVAIAYFLGGKLAVSIPGVALLGSSVWPPAGIAQAALLLLGIRYWPGVALGSFFFDFISIKASLILALQAIFGSTLQAVFAVYLLRRLGFSISLTRLIDVVYLVLFGAVIATQINSILGPLRMVLTGLIEWKQYWQVRWHWFLGDAMGILIFTPLLLVLFTKKSPSNIKKLNKKQTIQNISWLVIWLISLVTLSWMVFGAKTEATISRYPLEYLPFPFIMWGAIQFGRRGAVLSSFIVSSIALWGASQGGSPFIAKAENISQAILFLQSFLGVITITSLLLAATVAERATSENLLRQSEIKYRELVENANSIIVKIDTQGNVTFFNEFAQKFFGFTEAEILGKNLIGTIIPPTDTRGKDLAEMMCGILQHPEQYTHNENENIRRDGERVWVSWANKPLFDWKGNFIGILSIGTDITERKQAELALQKLNEELESRVEERTASLAATEAELRALFAAMTDMIIVVDRQGNCLKVVSTNPNHLLKIATEQIGKNFQEIFSKSEADRFISYVQRVLNTQETAQFEYSLLLKEQRVWFSANISPLSDESVIWVARDISDRKILEDKLSQSYAELNALLASMTDIILVLDDRASDLKVVPTNPGRLYPPDVDIISPTVEQFLIGDRVEIFLNQIQQALTTKQTVNFEYDLPVGDSEYWFFATIAPVSENSVMWVARDITDRKQAEEALLLEKEKSEELLLNILPEPIANRLKEDQSAIAESFNEVTILFADLVGFTSLSTKLQPIELVNLLNQIFSSFDQIIEELGLEKIKTIGDAYMVAGGLPIPKIDHAEAIAELALTMLDIMQQLQIDTGYQLQIRIGINTGIVVAGVIGKKRFIYDLWGDAVNIASRMESHSIPGYIQVTSATYERLKDKYLFENRGTISVKGKGEMTTYFLKGRKLA; this comes from the coding sequence ATGAACCCCAAAAAAAATCTCAGTTTTCGGCTCCCTGAATCTAGAGTTTTGCAATACTTAGCAAAAGTTACTATAGTTGCTATTGCTTACTTTTTAGGGGGAAAACTGGCAGTCTCCATTCCAGGAGTAGCACTCTTAGGCTCGTCCGTATGGCCTCCTGCCGGAATTGCACAAGCTGCACTCTTATTACTGGGAATACGTTATTGGCCAGGAGTAGCTTTGGGGTCATTTTTTTTTGATTTTATAAGTATCAAGGCATCATTAATACTAGCCCTACAAGCTATTTTCGGTTCTACTTTACAAGCTGTTTTTGCAGTTTATTTGTTGCGACGTTTGGGGTTTAGTATCTCCCTCACTCGTCTGATCGATGTTGTCTATCTTGTTTTGTTCGGTGCTGTTATTGCCACTCAAATAAATTCTATTTTAGGGCCGCTCCGGATGGTTTTAACCGGGTTAATAGAGTGGAAACAGTATTGGCAGGTTCGCTGGCATTGGTTTTTAGGAGATGCAATGGGTATCCTAATTTTTACCCCATTATTATTGGTTTTATTCACCAAAAAATCTCCGTCGAATATCAAAAAATTAAATAAAAAACAAACCATTCAAAATATTAGCTGGCTGGTGATTTGGCTAATTTCATTGGTTACCCTAAGTTGGATGGTATTTGGAGCGAAAACTGAAGCAACAATTTCCCGTTATCCTCTAGAATATTTACCGTTTCCCTTCATCATGTGGGGAGCAATTCAATTCGGTCGGCGCGGCGCGGTTTTATCTTCTTTTATCGTATCGAGTATTGCCCTTTGGGGGGCATCGCAAGGCGGAAGTCCTTTTATTGCTAAGGCTGAAAATATTAGTCAGGCTATTTTATTTTTGCAATCATTTTTGGGAGTTATTACCATTACTTCTTTATTATTAGCTGCCACCGTAGCAGAACGCGCTACATCGGAGAATCTGTTGCGACAAAGCGAGATTAAATATCGGGAATTAGTAGAAAATGCTAACAGTATAATTGTCAAAATCGACACTCAAGGTAACGTGACCTTTTTTAATGAATTCGCTCAAAAATTTTTTGGTTTCACCGAAGCGGAAATCTTAGGTAAAAATTTGATTGGCACGATTATTCCCCCAACAGATACTAGGGGGAAAGACCTGGCAGAAATGATGTGCGGGATTTTACAGCATCCAGAGCAATATACTCACAATGAAAATGAAAATATCAGGCGCGATGGGGAACGAGTTTGGGTATCATGGGCTAATAAGCCGTTGTTTGATTGGAAAGGAAATTTTATCGGCATACTTTCTATTGGTACGGATATTACCGAGCGCAAACAAGCTGAATTAGCCCTGCAAAAGTTAAATGAAGAATTAGAGAGTAGAGTAGAAGAAAGAACGGCTAGCTTGGCTGCCACCGAAGCAGAATTGCGAGCGTTGTTTGCTGCCATGACAGACATGATTATTGTGGTGGATCGCCAGGGAAATTGCCTGAAAGTCGTCTCGACAAATCCCAATCATTTGCTCAAAATCGCTACCGAACAAATCGGTAAAAATTTCCAAGAAATCTTCTCTAAATCAGAAGCAGATCGCTTTATTAGCTACGTTCAGCGTGTTTTAAATACCCAAGAAACTGCCCAGTTTGAATATAGTTTATTGCTTAAGGAACAAAGAGTTTGGTTTTCTGCTAATATCTCGCCTTTATCAGATGAAAGTGTGATTTGGGTTGCGCGGGATATTAGCGATCGCAAAATATTAGAAGATAAGCTATCCCAATCTTATGCTGAATTGAATGCTCTTTTGGCATCGATGACCGATATCATACTCGTACTTGACGATCGAGCTAGCGATCTGAAAGTCGTACCGACAAATCCGGGACGTTTATACCCGCCTGACGTTGATATTATCAGTCCGACAGTAGAACAATTTTTAATCGGCGATCGTGTGGAAATTTTTTTAAATCAAATTCAGCAAGCACTAACCACAAAACAAACGGTTAATTTCGAGTACGATCTACCTGTTGGTGATTCTGAATATTGGTTTTTCGCCACGATTGCACCCGTATCTGAAAACTCGGTGATGTGGGTAGCTCGCGATATTACCGATCGCAAACAAGCTGAAGAAGCACTACTCCTAGAAAAAGAAAAATCTGAAGAATTGTTGCTGAATATTTTACCAGAACCAATTGCCAATCGACTCAAAGAAGATCAAAGCGCGATCGCAGAAAGTTTTAATGAAGTAACGATTCTATTTGCCGATTTGGTTGGCTTCACATCTCTTTCAACCAAACTTCAGCCCATTGAATTAGTTAACTTATTGAATCAAATTTTTTCTTCCTTCGACCAAATTATCGAGGAACTCGGTTTAGAAAAAATTAAAACTATTGGCGATGCCTATATGGTAGCCGGAGGTTTACCAATCCCCAAAATCGATCATGCTGAAGCAATTGCAGAACTAGCATTAACCATGCTGGATATCATGCAGCAATTGCAGATCGATACTGGGTATCAATTGCAAATTCGCATTGGCATTAACACGGGAATTGTAGTAGCTGGAGTAATTGGTAAGAAAAGATTTATCTACGATTTATGGGGCGATGCGGTTAATATTGCCAGTCGTATGGAATCTCACAGTATACCTGGATACATCCAAGTTACTTCGGCAACTTACGAGCGATTGAAAGATAAATATTTGTTTGAAAATCGCGGTACAATTTCCGTCAAAGGTAAGGGAGAGATGACTACTTATTTTCTAAAGGGGAGAAAGTTAGCCTAG